In Edaphobacter paludis, a single window of DNA contains:
- a CDS encoding TIM-barrel domain-containing protein, which produces MSPIICSANGRTARYISIALCSSLLLLSGSLVGQARVSPAISVEQTAHGFAAKIGGETLHVTVCDGEVIHVIAGPGDPAASSPVEPWMLDASKSCPGSAFHFAQDSKSASLTTAALKVEFSLKNGNLTYKDSQGKSLLREGNNEPRTYEKAEVNGETTYHVTDRFAPDFTEALYGLGQHQNGMFNYRGATIELGQNNTDVAIPLLVSSKGYAVMWNTASMSYFDNRFPTELSFSTLAGDAVDYYFIYGPELDQVIHQYRSLTGHTPLFPKWAYGFFQSKDRYVSQQEVLDVAKRYRAEHIPIDGIVQDWFWWQKEGDPVFNKNFPDVRGELKTLHDEHFHAMLSVWGLFDPDSENFKKLSAQHFDIYDAHVYDATNPKARDFYWNNLAGKLFDMGWDAFWLDSAEPEESWPHSGDAILRDKKLSIGSGARYTNLFPLVHTGGVQEHWKETTDKKRVFLLTRSAFLGQQRNGATTWSGDIYSTYMNLRRQVPAGLNFALSGNPYWTTDIGGYFQPFARPANDPAYQQLYARWFEFGAFCPVFRTHGHRDHNEMWTYDKVEPILLKYDKLRYRLMPYIYSVAWRVTNEDYTIQRPLVMDWRGDEKTWNIGDQFMFGPALMVNPVMREGATHRDVYLPDSPVWYDFWTGDTVAGRGWIEAEAPLDRIPLYVRAGSIVPMGPEIEYADEAPDGPMELRVYTGADGSFNLYNDEGNNYDYQKGMHSVIPIRWDEAAKTLTIGAREGEYPGMPKERAFKIVWVGHDHGAGEALVSRPDKTVRYSGAAISIRR; this is translated from the coding sequence ATGTCGCCAATTATTTGTTCAGCGAACGGGCGGACGGCCCGATATATTTCGATTGCTCTTTGCAGTTCCCTGCTGCTCCTTTCGGGTTCCCTGGTGGGGCAAGCGCGTGTCTCTCCTGCGATTTCTGTTGAACAGACGGCCCACGGCTTTGCGGCAAAGATTGGCGGCGAAACGCTGCATGTTACGGTGTGTGACGGCGAGGTGATCCATGTGATTGCAGGGCCGGGCGACCCTGCCGCAAGTTCGCCGGTAGAACCGTGGATGCTGGATGCGAGTAAGTCGTGTCCTGGCTCAGCATTTCATTTTGCGCAGGATAGCAAGAGCGCGAGCCTTACGACTGCTGCGTTGAAGGTGGAATTTTCGCTGAAGAATGGGAACCTGACCTATAAAGATTCGCAAGGAAAATCGCTGCTGCGCGAGGGTAACAACGAGCCGCGAACTTACGAGAAGGCCGAGGTCAACGGAGAGACGACCTACCATGTGACCGATCGGTTTGCCCCTGATTTTACCGAAGCGCTGTATGGGCTGGGACAACATCAGAATGGGATGTTCAACTATCGCGGGGCGACGATTGAACTTGGACAGAACAATACCGATGTAGCGATTCCGCTGCTGGTTTCCAGCAAGGGCTATGCGGTGATGTGGAATACGGCTTCGATGAGTTACTTCGATAACCGCTTCCCAACCGAGCTGTCATTCAGCACGCTGGCCGGAGATGCGGTGGACTATTACTTCATCTATGGGCCGGAGCTTGACCAGGTGATTCATCAGTACCGCAGTTTGACGGGACATACTCCTCTGTTTCCCAAGTGGGCTTATGGGTTCTTTCAATCAAAGGACAGGTATGTCTCGCAGCAGGAGGTGCTGGATGTCGCTAAGCGGTATCGGGCGGAGCATATCCCTATCGACGGGATTGTGCAGGACTGGTTCTGGTGGCAGAAGGAAGGCGATCCGGTCTTCAACAAAAATTTTCCCGATGTGCGCGGCGAGTTGAAGACGCTGCATGATGAGCACTTCCACGCGATGCTTTCCGTGTGGGGGTTGTTCGATCCTGACTCGGAGAACTTCAAGAAGCTTTCAGCGCAGCACTTTGATATCTATGATGCACATGTTTATGACGCGACCAATCCCAAGGCTCGGGATTTTTATTGGAATAACCTTGCGGGTAAGTTGTTCGATATGGGGTGGGATGCGTTCTGGCTGGATAGCGCGGAGCCGGAGGAGTCGTGGCCGCATTCAGGCGATGCAATTCTTCGCGATAAGAAACTCTCCATTGGCAGTGGGGCGCGGTATACCAATCTCTTTCCGCTGGTGCATACGGGTGGCGTGCAGGAGCACTGGAAGGAGACGACTGATAAGAAGCGCGTGTTTCTGCTGACACGGTCGGCGTTTCTGGGGCAGCAGAGGAATGGCGCGACGACGTGGTCGGGCGATATCTACAGCACCTATATGAATCTGCGGCGACAGGTGCCGGCAGGGCTGAACTTTGCGCTGTCGGGGAATCCTTATTGGACGACGGACATTGGCGGCTACTTTCAGCCGTTTGCGCGGCCTGCGAATGACCCTGCGTATCAGCAGCTTTATGCGCGGTGGTTCGAGTTTGGCGCGTTCTGCCCTGTGTTTCGCACGCATGGCCATCGCGACCATAACGAGATGTGGACGTATGACAAGGTTGAACCGATTCTGCTGAAGTATGACAAGCTGCGCTATCGGCTGATGCCGTATATCTACTCGGTGGCCTGGCGGGTGACGAATGAGGACTACACGATTCAGCGACCGCTGGTGATGGATTGGCGTGGGGATGAGAAGACATGGAACATCGGCGACCAGTTCATGTTCGGGCCTGCACTGATGGTGAATCCTGTGATGCGAGAGGGCGCTACGCACCGCGATGTCTATCTGCCGGATTCGCCGGTCTGGTATGACTTCTGGACTGGCGATACTGTTGCCGGACGAGGGTGGATCGAGGCGGAGGCTCCGCTGGATCGGATTCCGCTTTATGTGCGGGCCGGGTCGATTGTGCCGATGGGGCCGGAGATTGAGTATGCCGATGAAGCTCCGGATGGTCCGATGGAGCTGCGCGTATATACGGGTGCGGATGGCAGCTTCAATCTCTATAACGATGAAGGGAATAATTATGACTACCAGAAGGGGATGCATAGCGTCATTCCGATTCGCTGGGATGAAGCGGCGAAGACGCTAACGATTGGAGCGCGTGAGGGGGAGTATCCGGGGATGCCGAAGGAGCGGGCTTTTAAGATTGTCTGGGTCGGTCACGATCATGGTGCGGGAGAGGCGCTGGTTTCGCGGCCTGATAAGACGGTTCGCTATTCGGGGGCCGCTATTTCTATTCGAAGATAG
- a CDS encoding alpha/beta hydrolase: MRTSLFLTLALLASAPFASAQKVTLPLWPNGAPEPYQGNAPETDITKPTDALIAGKPLMHLTNVSKPTLTVYPPTHVANTGAAVLVFPGGGYSILAYDLEGTEVCTWLNSIGVTCVLVKYRVPFKTHYPANAADLEDAQQAMRITRSHAAEWHIDPNRVGVLGFSAGAHLAVVLSNHADYKRPGEPANEPNARPDFALIIYPGYLTDAPALDKLAQGIDPTSNTPPTFLLQAEDDPVHEENSLIYFQALKEAKVPAELHIFAQGGHGYGLRPTDLPITHWPTLAETWLHTIHILGGPAASPNP; encoded by the coding sequence GTGCGCACATCCCTGTTCCTCACCCTTGCTCTACTGGCCTCCGCGCCCTTCGCCTCGGCGCAAAAAGTAACTCTCCCTCTCTGGCCCAACGGAGCACCGGAGCCGTACCAGGGCAATGCACCAGAGACCGACATCACCAAACCCACCGACGCGCTCATAGCTGGCAAGCCGCTGATGCATCTCACCAACGTCAGCAAGCCAACCCTCACCGTCTATCCGCCCACTCACGTCGCGAACACTGGTGCCGCAGTCCTCGTCTTTCCTGGCGGAGGTTACAGCATCCTCGCCTACGATCTTGAAGGTACGGAGGTCTGCACCTGGCTCAACTCGATCGGGGTGACTTGTGTTTTAGTGAAGTACCGTGTCCCGTTTAAAACGCACTACCCCGCAAACGCCGCCGATCTTGAAGACGCACAACAGGCCATGCGCATCACCCGATCTCACGCAGCGGAGTGGCACATCGACCCTAACCGCGTCGGCGTCCTCGGCTTCTCCGCTGGTGCTCATCTAGCCGTAGTCCTCAGCAATCACGCCGATTACAAGCGTCCCGGCGAACCAGCGAACGAGCCCAACGCCCGCCCTGACTTTGCCCTCATCATCTATCCCGGCTATCTGACCGATGCACCAGCCCTCGACAAACTCGCGCAAGGCATCGACCCGACTTCAAACACGCCGCCAACTTTCCTGCTTCAGGCTGAAGACGATCCTGTTCACGAAGAGAACTCCCTGATCTACTTCCAGGCATTAAAAGAGGCGAAGGTTCCCGCCGAGCTGCATATCTTCGCCCAGGGCGGCCATGGCTATGGCCTCCGCCCCACCGACCTGCCGATCACCCACTGGCCCACCCTCGCCGAAACCTGGTTGCACACCATTCACATCCTCGGAGGTCCAGCCGCATCGCCGAATCCATAA
- a CDS encoding sulfatase-like hydrolase/transferase, whose translation MSEQAKVSSFATRRDFLRNAALASGAVATVASNTATADVLNTAAGRQPNVLMICADQFRADFIGASHENPSAKTPHIDALAKRGANFKQCMSNQPLCSPSRASFMTSRYATETAVWKLGIELDHSLPTIASEFRKNGYTSNFIGKWHVSQTDMADGKKQMGWIPPGPSRGGFDDLWEGANVLELVSHPYEGNYWDDSGKNIGFKDVYRVDFITNRGVKLIEQKHDKPWFLFLSQLEPHHQNDVDEFVPPKRYEDKYIDPYIPEDLRNLPGNWRSRIPGYYGCVQAIDDCVGTLVAALERTGQLDNTIILFFSDHGCTFRTRLGEYKRSPHESSIRVPFVIAGPGFDQSATINEVVSLLDLTPTLLDGAGIKPVTSMRGKPLKELLHDPKARNAWDSTVYFQISQSICGRGIRTSDWCYCAFDPTVQHGEAEYSKHYQDFALYSIAGDPAETLNLIGRPEYKEIANELRAELLKRIIAAGEPEATITPIHYYA comes from the coding sequence ATGAGTGAACAAGCAAAAGTGAGTTCATTTGCCACGCGCCGCGATTTCCTCCGTAACGCTGCTCTGGCCTCAGGTGCGGTAGCAACTGTTGCTTCAAATACCGCGACGGCAGATGTTCTAAACACGGCAGCTGGTCGGCAGCCAAATGTTCTGATGATCTGTGCTGATCAATTTCGTGCCGACTTTATAGGTGCGAGCCACGAAAATCCTTCGGCAAAGACGCCGCACATCGACGCTCTGGCCAAACGTGGTGCGAACTTCAAGCAATGCATGTCGAATCAGCCACTCTGCTCGCCTTCACGAGCTTCCTTCATGACGAGTCGGTATGCAACTGAGACTGCTGTTTGGAAACTCGGCATCGAACTTGATCACTCCCTGCCGACTATCGCGTCGGAATTTCGGAAGAATGGCTACACGTCAAATTTCATCGGAAAGTGGCATGTCTCGCAGACGGACATGGCAGATGGGAAAAAACAGATGGGATGGATTCCACCAGGTCCATCGCGCGGCGGGTTCGACGATCTCTGGGAAGGCGCGAATGTACTCGAATTGGTCTCTCATCCCTATGAGGGTAATTACTGGGATGACAGTGGTAAAAACATCGGCTTTAAGGACGTGTACCGCGTTGACTTCATCACGAATCGAGGTGTGAAGCTGATCGAACAAAAACACGACAAACCCTGGTTCCTTTTTCTTTCGCAACTCGAGCCGCACCATCAGAATGACGTCGACGAGTTTGTTCCGCCCAAGCGGTACGAAGACAAGTATATCGATCCGTATATTCCCGAGGATTTGCGAAATTTACCGGGAAACTGGCGCTCGCGAATTCCGGGCTATTATGGCTGCGTTCAGGCGATCGACGATTGCGTCGGCACCTTGGTTGCTGCGCTCGAGAGAACCGGGCAACTTGATAACACCATTATTCTTTTTTTCTCTGATCACGGCTGTACATTCCGCACTCGGCTCGGTGAATACAAGCGCTCGCCCCACGAGTCGTCAATTCGCGTACCCTTTGTCATTGCAGGCCCGGGCTTTGACCAGTCGGCCACAATCAATGAGGTAGTCTCACTGCTCGATCTCACGCCGACCCTGCTAGATGGTGCCGGCATCAAGCCAGTCACAAGCATGCGCGGCAAGCCGTTGAAGGAATTGCTCCACGATCCGAAGGCTCGCAATGCCTGGGATTCAACAGTATATTTCCAGATCAGCCAATCGATCTGCGGAAGGGGTATTCGCACCAGTGACTGGTGCTACTGTGCTTTTGATCCCACAGTGCAGCATGGCGAAGCGGAATACAGCAAACACTATCAAGACTTTGCGCTTTACTCCATCGCCGGAGATCCAGCTGAAACGCTGAATCTCATTGGACGTCCGGAGTACAAAGAGATTGCAAACGAGCTGCGCGCGGAACTGCTTAAACGCATCATCGCGGCCGGTGAGCCGGAGGCGACCATTACGCCAATTCACTACTACGCATAG
- a CDS encoding TonB-dependent receptor, translating into MLLLAVLCGAALLAPAPIFGQMDQGTITGVVQDASGAVISQSNVTLTSIDSGLVLKETTDANGVYTFSPIKIGNYTISANSAGFSVTTQEHIHLDVQARLNIVLILKPGAVTDTVTVSTAPPLLQTQSGSVGQVMSTEVINNIPLNGRNAVYVAQLAAGVVQGVGGRGVGTGDFSANGQRPTQNNFILDGIDNNTAVPDFLSGSSFVVNPPPDALAEFNIQTNSYSAELGHSAGAVMNTSVKSGTNQIHGSLWEYIRNTAFDAKDFNAKTIPAYHENQFGATLGAPILKNRLFFFGYAEANRIVFGQTFTQSVPTPLMRMGNFSELLKPSLTSQGAAVTLYQPGSAGTQLLTCNGQQNVICPSNINQVALNLLKLYPLPNTNGANLYNNYVDNTNAVANSWQWGTRLDWNISPKDQTFVRFSYLNAPSNYPAPLGPILDGGAYGADGKVINQADNLAFSETHLFSPTLINEVRFGYNYGNFGFQQAAFNTPDLAASLGLGGIPSGGPLGGGLPLVTLSGITGFGQPGYYPNHKSEDVYEILDNVTKILGNHSLKAGILLQSVRFPFFSPPNARGTYTFGGFFTSNPGKANTGFGVADFLENEMTSASVPAYQHLDFSHWTRGAYIQDDWRVTNKLTLNMGVRYDYYQPLKEVAGKFANFYMQAVGPASGQATLTYTKTQENALLSPVFLNLLAANHVAVNYTGNSSLVNGQDLNFSPRFGFAYSMDDKTVVHGGFGIFFGGIENTGGPETLQNYPFQFTSNFPRAGTCTAGNCATNGIKLETGFSSYLSGGLINMISTPSFAGSQPNIKNPYTESYNLSVQRAITNDLVATLAYVGDVSRHLVVNVNTNSAAALIDPRLNTQTVQPFPAFGSVATNEYAGVSSYNSLQAKVEKRYENGLSFLTTYTWAHSLDDASQPLGGIGYRGINLIGIGGDYTNSQADARHRLTFNGYYQLPFGRGKKFLSRGGIVNALVGGWASDVQFTAQTGFPFSVSTNLGSAGPNGGSANAILVRNPFAAGGNPDPSNPSITCASVTRTRAHWYNPCAFANPVLAFPNAQVAGSPVSTTRITGLAALPYLGGRFNTIHGPGYERVNTSLFKRLPTFREQYFELRADIFNVLNTPAYGNPSTTSNATTGGQITASQTFQSFTPDARFIQLSAKYVF; encoded by the coding sequence ATGTTGCTGCTTGCGGTTCTCTGCGGGGCTGCGTTGTTAGCACCGGCGCCAATTTTCGGACAGATGGATCAGGGGACCATTACAGGTGTAGTGCAGGACGCCTCCGGTGCGGTCATTTCTCAATCCAACGTTACGCTCACCAGCATTGATAGCGGACTCGTATTGAAGGAAACAACGGACGCAAACGGCGTCTACACTTTCTCTCCCATCAAAATTGGGAATTACACCATAAGCGCGAACTCAGCGGGCTTTTCGGTCACGACACAAGAGCACATTCATCTTGACGTGCAGGCCAGATTGAATATTGTGCTCATATTAAAACCGGGCGCTGTGACGGACACTGTCACCGTAAGTACTGCTCCGCCACTGTTACAGACGCAATCGGGCTCCGTCGGACAAGTGATGAGCACCGAAGTTATTAATAACATCCCGTTGAACGGGCGTAACGCAGTTTATGTAGCGCAATTGGCGGCAGGTGTGGTGCAAGGTGTAGGAGGAAGAGGCGTAGGCACTGGGGACTTCTCCGCCAACGGACAGAGGCCTACACAAAACAACTTTATTTTGGATGGTATCGACAATAACACCGCGGTCCCCGACTTTTTAAGCGGATCGAGTTTCGTTGTGAATCCCCCACCGGATGCTCTCGCTGAATTCAATATCCAAACCAATAGCTATAGCGCAGAGTTGGGCCACTCGGCGGGCGCGGTGATGAATACAAGCGTAAAGTCGGGAACAAACCAAATCCATGGAAGTCTATGGGAGTACATCCGCAACACAGCATTTGACGCGAAAGATTTCAATGCGAAGACCATTCCTGCGTATCACGAGAACCAATTCGGGGCTACGCTGGGTGCCCCAATCCTCAAAAACCGGCTGTTCTTTTTCGGCTATGCCGAGGCGAACCGTATTGTCTTTGGACAAACATTTACCCAATCTGTTCCTACTCCACTTATGCGAATGGGAAATTTCTCGGAGCTGCTGAAGCCCTCACTCACTTCGCAGGGAGCCGCTGTCACGCTCTATCAACCTGGCAGCGCCGGAACGCAACTGCTTACATGCAATGGCCAGCAGAACGTAATCTGCCCAAGCAACATTAATCAAGTTGCGCTCAATCTTTTGAAGCTCTATCCGCTGCCAAATACAAACGGTGCAAATTTATATAACAACTATGTGGACAACACAAACGCCGTAGCGAATAGCTGGCAATGGGGCACGCGTCTGGACTGGAATATAAGTCCAAAAGATCAAACATTCGTCAGGTTTAGTTATTTGAATGCGCCGAGCAACTATCCGGCACCGCTCGGTCCTATTCTTGACGGAGGTGCGTACGGTGCAGATGGGAAAGTGATCAATCAGGCTGATAACCTGGCCTTCAGTGAAACCCATCTGTTTTCCCCAACGCTGATTAATGAAGTTCGTTTTGGTTATAACTACGGCAACTTCGGTTTCCAGCAAGCAGCATTCAATACGCCCGATCTTGCCGCTTCTCTGGGACTGGGAGGTATTCCCAGCGGAGGACCGCTGGGCGGGGGATTGCCGCTTGTAACACTATCGGGAATAACGGGTTTTGGACAGCCCGGCTACTATCCAAACCATAAGAGTGAAGACGTATACGAAATTCTCGATAACGTGACGAAGATTCTCGGAAATCATTCGCTCAAGGCCGGCATCCTTTTACAGAGTGTCCGCTTTCCCTTCTTCTCTCCACCCAATGCTCGCGGCACCTACACCTTTGGCGGATTCTTTACCTCTAATCCCGGAAAGGCCAATACCGGCTTTGGGGTCGCAGATTTTCTTGAGAACGAGATGACTTCGGCATCGGTACCTGCCTACCAGCATCTTGATTTTTCGCATTGGACGCGTGGAGCCTATATACAAGACGATTGGCGTGTGACGAATAAGCTCACTCTAAATATGGGCGTTCGATATGACTACTATCAGCCACTGAAGGAAGTGGCTGGGAAGTTCGCGAACTTTTATATGCAGGCCGTCGGGCCGGCAAGCGGACAGGCGACTCTGACTTATACCAAAACTCAGGAAAATGCGCTTCTATCTCCAGTGTTTTTGAATCTGCTTGCCGCTAATCATGTAGCGGTGAACTATACGGGAAATAGTTCGCTGGTCAATGGGCAGGATTTAAATTTCTCGCCTCGGTTCGGCTTTGCTTACAGCATGGATGACAAAACAGTGGTTCATGGAGGCTTCGGTATCTTTTTCGGAGGGATAGAAAATACAGGTGGCCCGGAGACCCTGCAAAATTATCCGTTCCAGTTCACATCAAACTTTCCTCGTGCCGGTACCTGCACAGCAGGAAATTGCGCAACGAACGGTATCAAGCTTGAGACTGGCTTCTCTTCCTATCTTTCCGGCGGCCTCATTAATATGATTTCAACACCTTCATTTGCAGGCTCGCAGCCGAATATCAAGAATCCTTATACCGAGTCATACAATCTCTCCGTTCAGAGAGCGATCACAAATGATCTGGTAGCCACACTGGCGTATGTCGGTGATGTCAGCCGCCATTTGGTCGTCAATGTGAACACGAATTCGGCAGCCGCGCTCATTGATCCGCGATTGAATACGCAGACGGTTCAACCCTTTCCTGCTTTTGGCAGCGTTGCGACAAATGAGTATGCCGGTGTTTCCAGCTACAACTCGTTGCAGGCGAAGGTAGAGAAACGTTACGAAAATGGTCTTAGCTTTCTAACGACCTATACCTGGGCGCATTCGCTGGACGATGCAAGTCAACCGCTGGGAGGGATAGGGTATCGAGGAATCAATCTCATCGGAATTGGAGGCGACTACACAAACTCGCAGGCTGATGCAAGGCATCGGTTGACGTTCAATGGGTATTATCAACTGCCATTTGGTAGAGGGAAAAAGTTCTTGTCACGCGGAGGCATCGTGAACGCCCTTGTCGGAGGTTGGGCATCGGACGTGCAATTTACGGCGCAAACAGGATTTCCTTTCAGTGTTAGCACGAACCTTGGCAGCGCTGGACCAAATGGGGGAAGCGCCAACGCAATTCTGGTCCGCAATCCATTTGCTGCGGGAGGAAACCCCGATCCCAGCAATCCTTCGATTACCTGTGCATCGGTCACGCGGACCAGGGCGCACTGGTATAACCCCTGCGCGTTTGCAAACCCGGTGCTGGCCTTCCCCAATGCCCAAGTGGCAGGTAGCCCAGTAAGCACAACACGAATCACTGGGCTTGCCGCGCTGCCGTATCTGGGGGGACGATTCAATACAATCCACGGCCCTGGCTATGAGCGTGTCAATACCTCGCTATTCAAGCGGCTGCCGACCTTCCGTGAACAGTATTTCGAGCTGCGCGCAGATATCTTCAACGTGTTAAATACTCCAGCTTACGGAAACCCAAGCACGACCAGCAATGCCACGACTGGCGGCCAAATTACAGCGTCACAAACATTCCAGAGTTTCACTCCGGATGCGCGCTTCATTCAACTCTCCGCTAAATATGTTTTTTAG
- a CDS encoding adenosine deaminase — translation MLPRIQSFVPAILFCLVTAAAQAATPKTSTARQEQRATLAFNTAKKNPLQLRAFLVRMPKGADLHMHLSGAIFAETFLKDAAADLLCVNPNTLSFTKNVGTTRSLAPQPVCSNGDVRAESVFADQHLYDALVDSFSMRSFIPSAGISAHDHFFSTFDRFGGIHKSHTGEWLNEVATRAAAQNEQYLEIMETPTFSNAAKLGYALGWPTGTSLLVGTTGQKEVTPEQLAKLRDALLAGGLRDEVATDRKELADAEAKRSAIENCPTMPQQTNVSIPSGDSIGEGHSTSCSVKIRFIYQVLRAFPPQQVFAQTLLGFELASQDPDVVGINFVQPEDAFYSMSEYHRQMQMLDYLHTIYPRVHITLHAGELAPGLVPPAGLRFHIREAVELGHAERIGHGADIMYEDNPKALLNEMADHHIMVEINLTSNDVILGIDPAHHPLPIYLAAHVPVAVSTDDEGVSRIDLTNEYIRAARDFNLSYADLKNMARTSLEHSFLPGPSLWRQPDSFTRTNPACGAQPLGAEKPTTKCQAFLQSSEKAAEQWKLEHRYQLFESTLP, via the coding sequence ATGCTGCCTCGCATCCAAAGCTTCGTTCCTGCCATTCTGTTCTGCCTGGTCACAGCCGCCGCTCAGGCTGCCACCCCCAAAACCTCCACCGCACGACAAGAGCAGCGAGCTACCCTGGCATTCAACACCGCGAAGAAAAATCCCTTGCAACTCCGCGCCTTTCTCGTTCGAATGCCCAAAGGCGCCGACCTGCACATGCATCTCAGCGGAGCTATCTTCGCCGAAACATTTCTTAAGGACGCCGCCGCCGACCTCCTCTGCGTCAACCCGAACACTCTCAGCTTCACCAAAAACGTCGGCACCACCCGCAGCCTCGCCCCGCAGCCCGTCTGCAGCAACGGCGATGTCCGCGCCGAAAGCGTCTTCGCCGACCAGCATCTTTACGACGCCCTCGTCGACTCCTTCTCCATGCGTAGCTTCATTCCCAGCGCCGGCATCAGCGCCCACGACCACTTCTTCAGCACCTTCGACCGCTTCGGCGGCATCCACAAATCTCATACCGGCGAATGGCTCAACGAAGTCGCCACCCGAGCCGCCGCGCAAAACGAGCAGTACCTCGAAATCATGGAGACGCCCACCTTCTCGAACGCCGCGAAGCTCGGCTACGCATTAGGCTGGCCTACTGGAACCAGCCTACTGGTCGGAACGACCGGGCAAAAGGAAGTCACCCCCGAACAGCTAGCGAAACTTCGCGATGCATTGCTTGCTGGCGGCCTGCGCGACGAAGTCGCCACCGACCGGAAGGAGCTAGCCGATGCCGAGGCGAAGCGCAGCGCAATTGAAAACTGTCCCACCATGCCACAACAGACGAATGTATCGATTCCATCTGGAGACTCGATTGGCGAAGGACACAGTACCTCCTGTTCCGTCAAAATCCGTTTCATCTATCAGGTCCTTCGCGCCTTCCCGCCACAGCAGGTCTTCGCGCAAACTCTCCTCGGCTTCGAACTAGCGTCACAAGACCCCGACGTCGTCGGCATCAACTTCGTCCAGCCCGAAGACGCCTTCTACTCCATGTCCGAGTACCACCGCCAGATGCAGATGCTTGACTATCTCCACACCATCTACCCCCGCGTCCACATCACCCTCCACGCCGGAGAACTCGCCCCCGGCCTCGTTCCACCCGCTGGCCTCCGCTTCCACATCCGCGAGGCCGTCGAACTCGGTCACGCCGAACGCATCGGCCACGGCGCTGACATCATGTACGAAGATAATCCCAAAGCATTATTAAACGAGATGGCCGACCATCACATTATGGTCGAGATCAACCTCACCTCGAACGACGTCATCCTCGGCATCGACCCGGCCCACCACCCACTGCCGATCTACCTCGCCGCCCACGTTCCCGTCGCTGTCTCCACTGACGACGAAGGCGTCTCTCGCATCGACCTCACCAACGAATACATACGCGCTGCCCGCGACTTTAACCTCAGCTACGCCGATCTAAAGAACATGGCTCGCACCTCACTCGAACATAGCTTCCTCCCCGGCCCAAGCCTATGGCGGCAACCCGACAGCTTTACCCGCACCAACCCAGCCTGCGGCGCCCAGCCGTTAGGAGCAGAAAAGCCAACCACCAAATGCCAGGCGTTTCTCCAATCCAGCGAAAAGGCCGCCGAGCAATGGAAACTCGAACACCGCTACCAGCTATTCGAGTCCACCTTGCCATAG
- a CDS encoding tyrosine-type recombinase/integrase, with product MHDFWFPDLRHTFASWYMMNGGDLYELAKLLGHANIKMTERYAKLDARISPRPAIRPR from the coding sequence ATTCACGACTTCTGGTTCCCTGATCTGCGTCACACCTTTGCGTCCTGGTACATGATGAACGGCGGTGATCTTTACGAACTGGCGAAACTGCTTGGTCATGCCAATATCAAAATGACCGAAAGGTATGCAAAGCTGGACGCGCGCATATCACCAAGACCGGCAATACGGCCAAGGTGA